The following are encoded together in the Anaerostipes caccae L1-92 genome:
- a CDS encoding response regulator, whose protein sequence is MDRPLILVVEDDKAVKNLITTTLDIEGYRYHTAGRAQEAMVEAVSQKPDIMLLDLGLPDMDGMEIISKVRSWSKMPIIVVSARSDDEDKIEALNAGADDYLTKPFNVEELLARLRVSLRRLHDFSDAAQEEAVFTNGGLEIDYSSGCVSLDGKELHLTPIEYKLLCLLSRNVGKVLTHNFILNDVWKSALDSDVTSLRVYMANLRKKIETDSSHPKYIQTHVGIGYRMMKIE, encoded by the coding sequence ATGGATAGACCATTGATTCTCGTTGTGGAGGATGACAAAGCAGTGAAAAATCTGATTACTACTACACTGGATATTGAGGGATACCGTTACCATACGGCGGGCCGGGCACAGGAGGCCATGGTGGAGGCTGTGTCCCAGAAGCCTGATATTATGCTTCTGGATCTGGGACTTCCGGATATGGACGGCATGGAGATCATCAGCAAGGTAAGGAGCTGGTCCAAAATGCCGATTATTGTGGTTAGTGCCAGAAGTGATGACGAAGATAAGATTGAGGCATTGAATGCAGGAGCCGATGATTATCTGACAAAACCTTTTAATGTAGAGGAACTGCTGGCAAGACTCAGGGTCAGTTTGAGAAGACTTCATGACTTTTCGGATGCTGCACAGGAAGAAGCTGTTTTCACAAACGGAGGGCTTGAGATCGATTACAGCTCGGGCTGTGTGTCACTGGACGGAAAAGAACTTCATTTGACACCGATTGAATATAAGCTGCTCTGTCTGCTTTCCAGAAACGTGGGAAAGGTTCTGACACACAATTTCATCTTAAATGATGTGTGGAAGAGCGCACTGGACAGTGACGTGACATCTCTTCGGGTCTATATGGCAAATCTGCGCAAGAAGATTGAAACAGATTCCTCTCATCCAAAATATATCCAGACTCATGTGGGAATCGGGTACCGGATGATGAAGATAGAATAG
- a CDS encoding DMT family transporter, which yields MKLLEKHPMAMIVIGIIGISLSAIFVKYSAAPSSVTAAYRLLWTVLLMTPVVLGKKRYLAELRQTDRKTVCLCAVSGIFLALHFTFWFESLSHTTVASSTAIVCTEVIWVALGFTIFMKGHLSRTALISIVITLAGSILIAFSDSAGSHGSLYGDMLALAAAVFVAVYTLIGRIARTEMSTVSYTYIVYGFCSISLVFALLVQGNSLFGHGKSPAVVGLLLSIFSTLLGHSIFSWCLKFFSPAFVSASKLCEPVVASVFAVFLFQELPAVLQILGGLITIGGVLLYSRAESREAGQTSADT from the coding sequence ATGAAATTATTAGAAAAACATCCAATGGCTATGATCGTCATCGGAATCATAGGGATATCCCTTTCGGCAATTTTTGTCAAATATTCTGCGGCCCCTTCTTCGGTGACTGCGGCATACCGCCTTTTGTGGACGGTGCTCCTGATGACGCCGGTTGTTCTTGGAAAGAAAAGATATCTTGCCGAGCTCAGACAGACCGACCGGAAAACCGTCTGTCTCTGTGCGGTCAGCGGTATTTTTCTGGCCCTGCATTTTACCTTCTGGTTTGAATCCCTCTCCCACACCACCGTCGCAAGCTCCACGGCCATCGTTTGTACGGAAGTCATCTGGGTCGCCCTTGGCTTCACCATTTTTATGAAGGGGCATCTGTCCCGAACTGCACTCATAAGCATTGTCATCACTCTGGCCGGAAGCATCCTGATCGCATTTTCCGACTCTGCCGGTTCCCACGGCAGCCTGTACGGAGACATGCTGGCCCTGGCCGCCGCTGTCTTTGTGGCGGTATATACGCTGATCGGACGGATCGCCCGGACGGAGATGTCCACAGTGAGCTATACATATATCGTATACGGATTCTGCTCCATATCTCTGGTATTTGCTTTGCTGGTCCAGGGAAATTCACTTTTCGGGCATGGAAAAAGCCCGGCAGTCGTCGGGCTTTTGTTAAGTATTTTTTCCACTTTATTAGGCCACAGCATCTTCAGCTGGTGCCTGAAATTTTTCTCACCGGCCTTTGTATCGGCCTCCAAGCTGTGCGAACCTGTGGTGGCATCTGTATTTGCAGTCTTTTTATTTCAGGAACTTCCCGCTGTCCTTCAGATCCTTGGCGGACTCATCACGATAGGAGGCGTGCTTCTTTACTCCAGGGCTGAATCCAGAGAAGCCGGACAGACATCCGCGGATACTTAA
- the kdpB gene encoding potassium-transporting ATPase subunit KdpB: MEKKKSALTDKKMLLRAVKDSFVKLAPKTQVKNPVMMLVYVSAVMTTILFLISLMGIQDAPSGFTLAIAVILWFTVIFANFAEAIAEGRGKAQADALRASKKDVPANKIPSLDKKDQVTVVPSNQLNKGDIVIIKAGEQIPADGDVIDGAASVDESAITGESAPVIRESGGDRSAVTGGTTVISDWLAVKVTSEPGKSFMDKMIAMVEGASRKKTPNEIALQIFLVALSIIFILVTVSLYSYSVFSAKQAGVDNPTSVTSLVALLVCLAPTTIGALLSSIGIAGMSRLNQANVLAMSGRAIEAAGDVDTLMLDKTGTITLGNRQASEFIPVDRNSIEELADAAQLASLPDETPEGRSIVVLAKEQFGLRGRNLNELHMEFVPFSARTRMSGVNYDGTQIRKGAADAVREYVTAGGGIFSPQCQEVVDGIARKGGTPLVVAKNQKVLGVIYLKDIIKKGVKEKFADLRKMGIKTVMITGDNPLTAAAIAAEAGVDDFLAEATPEGKLDMIRDLQKKGHLVAMTGDGTNDAPALAQADVAVAMNTGTQAAKEAGNMVDLDSSPTKLIDIVRIGKQLLMTRGSLTTFSIANDIAKYFAIIPAMFVGLYPGLQTLNLMRLDSPMSAILSAIIYNALIIIALIPLALKGVKYREVSAGALLSRNLLVYGLGGIITPFICIKAIDVILVTLGLV; this comes from the coding sequence ATGGAAAAAAAGAAAAGTGCTCTGACGGATAAAAAGATGCTGTTAAGAGCCGTGAAAGATTCATTTGTGAAACTTGCCCCAAAGACGCAGGTAAAGAATCCGGTCATGATGCTCGTCTATGTATCTGCGGTCATGACGACCATTCTCTTCCTGATCTCGCTTATGGGTATTCAGGATGCCCCTTCCGGCTTTACCCTGGCCATCGCAGTCATTCTGTGGTTTACCGTAATTTTTGCAAACTTTGCGGAGGCCATTGCGGAAGGAAGAGGAAAGGCACAGGCAGACGCCCTGCGCGCATCCAAAAAGGATGTACCGGCAAATAAGATTCCTTCTCTGGATAAGAAAGATCAGGTGACGGTGGTGCCGTCCAATCAGTTAAACAAAGGTGATATTGTGATTATAAAGGCAGGGGAACAGATTCCTGCCGACGGAGATGTCATCGACGGCGCTGCATCTGTAGATGAGAGCGCTATTACCGGCGAGTCTGCCCCGGTCATCCGGGAGAGCGGCGGTGACCGGAGTGCGGTAACCGGAGGGACCACAGTTATTTCCGACTGGCTCGCTGTAAAAGTAACAAGTGAGCCGGGCAAGAGTTTTATGGATAAGATGATTGCCATGGTGGAGGGTGCTTCCAGAAAGAAGACCCCGAATGAGATCGCGCTTCAGATCTTCCTGGTTGCGCTGTCCATCATTTTTATCTTAGTGACCGTATCCCTGTACTCCTATTCCGTATTTTCAGCAAAGCAGGCAGGGGTCGATAATCCTACATCTGTCACCTCACTTGTGGCACTGCTTGTCTGCCTGGCACCGACAACCATCGGAGCACTGCTCTCATCCATCGGAATTGCGGGAATGAGCCGGTTAAATCAGGCTAATGTACTTGCCATGAGCGGCCGGGCGATCGAAGCAGCCGGTGATGTAGATACACTGATGCTTGACAAGACCGGAACGATCACTCTCGGAAACCGTCAGGCCAGTGAGTTTATCCCGGTGGACCGAAACAGCATAGAAGAGCTTGCGGACGCGGCACAGCTGGCATCCCTGCCGGATGAGACACCGGAAGGACGGAGCATTGTAGTTCTTGCAAAGGAACAGTTTGGACTTAGGGGAAGAAATTTAAATGAGTTACATATGGAGTTTGTTCCATTCTCTGCCAGGACAAGAATGAGCGGCGTAAATTACGACGGCACTCAGATAAGAAAAGGTGCGGCCGATGCAGTCAGGGAGTATGTGACGGCAGGTGGAGGAATCTTCAGCCCCCAGTGTCAGGAAGTAGTGGACGGCATTGCAAGAAAAGGAGGGACACCTCTTGTAGTGGCAAAGAATCAAAAGGTTCTCGGTGTTATTTACTTAAAGGATATCATTAAGAAGGGCGTAAAAGAAAAATTCGCCGATCTGAGGAAAATGGGAATCAAGACAGTGATGATCACAGGAGACAATCCGCTGACTGCGGCAGCCATTGCGGCAGAAGCGGGAGTCGATGACTTTCTCGCTGAGGCCACTCCGGAGGGAAAACTCGATATGATCAGGGATCTGCAGAAAAAGGGTCATCTTGTTGCTATGACCGGCGACGGAACCAACGATGCGCCCGCTTTGGCACAGGCCGATGTAGCCGTGGCCATGAACACCGGTACTCAGGCGGCAAAAGAAGCCGGGAACATGGTGGATCTGGATTCCTCACCGACGAAGCTGATTGACATTGTCAGGATCGGAAAACAGCTGCTTATGACAAGAGGAAGTCTTACAACTTTCAGCATCGCCAATGATATAGCAAAATATTTTGCCATCATCCCGGCTATGTTTGTGGGATTGTATCCCGGACTCCAGACGCTGAACCTTATGCGGCTGGACAGCCCGATGAGTGCGATTCTTTCGGCTATCATATACAATGCGCTGATCATCATTGCACTGATCCCTCTGGCACTGAAAGGCGTTAAATACAGGGAAGTATCTGCGGGGGCGCTGCTTTCAAGAAACCTTTTGGTTTATGGACTCGGAGGGATCATCACACCGTTTATCTGTATCAAGGCCATCGATGTGATACTCGTCACGCTGGGCCTGGTTTAA
- a CDS encoding homoserine dehydrogenase — translation MKDLKTLKIGLLRSGTVGTGVYKLVESQKEEMPHKIGANLSVAKILVRDKTKKRDGIDQSLLTDRFEDIIENEDIQIVVEVMGGIEPARTYINAALRAGKHVVTANKDLIAEHGKELLDEASANGCDLLFEAAVAGGIPILRPLKQCLAGNHLSEVMGIVNGTTNFILSKMTQEGMEFSDALMLATELGYAEADPTADIEGYDAGRKVAIMASIAFNSRVTFSDVYTEGITKITSRDIAYAKEMGCTIKLLGVAKNTPEGIEVRVHPMLIPSGHPLAKVDDSFNAVFVHGDAVDDAMFYGRGAGELPTASAIMGDVIDVARNIQFDCCGRISCTCYKDLPIKKINEIESRYFLRLKVEDRAGVLAKIADTLGRYNVSISQVIQKDSREGTAELVVITAKVKEQNFSDALATIAEMQTTKKVSSVIRVY, via the coding sequence ATGAAAGATTTAAAGACGCTGAAAATCGGCCTTTTGAGGTCCGGGACTGTGGGAACCGGAGTTTACAAGCTGGTGGAGAGTCAGAAGGAAGAGATGCCCCATAAAATCGGAGCGAATCTATCAGTGGCAAAGATCCTTGTGAGAGATAAGACAAAAAAGAGGGACGGAATCGACCAGAGCCTGCTCACAGACCGTTTTGAAGATATCATAGAGAATGAGGACATCCAGATCGTCGTGGAAGTGATGGGAGGAATCGAGCCTGCCAGAACCTACATAAATGCTGCTCTGAGAGCAGGAAAGCACGTAGTTACCGCCAACAAGGATCTGATCGCGGAGCATGGAAAGGAACTTTTGGACGAGGCTTCCGCCAATGGATGTGACCTGCTGTTTGAGGCGGCGGTGGCCGGTGGGATTCCGATCCTCCGCCCGTTAAAGCAGTGCCTGGCGGGGAACCATCTGTCCGAAGTCATGGGGATCGTAAACGGCACCACAAACTTTATCCTCTCCAAGATGACACAGGAGGGAATGGAATTTTCGGATGCTCTTATGCTTGCCACGGAACTTGGTTATGCGGAGGCAGATCCCACAGCGGATATCGAAGGGTACGATGCGGGGCGGAAAGTTGCCATCATGGCCTCCATCGCATTTAATTCCAGAGTCACTTTTTCAGATGTTTATACGGAAGGGATTACAAAGATTACGTCCAGAGATATCGCCTACGCTAAAGAGATGGGCTGTACCATCAAGCTTTTGGGCGTGGCGAAAAACACGCCGGAAGGCATCGAAGTGCGTGTCCACCCGATGCTGATTCCAAGCGGCCATCCGCTGGCAAAGGTGGATGACTCCTTCAATGCGGTGTTTGTCCACGGAGACGCCGTAGATGATGCCATGTTCTATGGAAGAGGTGCGGGAGAACTGCCGACAGCCAGCGCCATCATGGGCGACGTGATCGACGTGGCGAGAAATATCCAGTTTGACTGCTGCGGAAGGATCAGCTGCACTTGTTATAAGGATCTGCCGATCAAGAAGATCAATGAAATCGAGAGCAGATATTTTCTGAGGCTTAAAGTCGAGGACAGGGCAGGAGTGCTTGCAAAGATCGCGGATACACTGGGCAGATATAATGTCAGCATCTCCCAGGTGATCCAGAAAGACAGCAGGGAAGGAACAGCTGAGCTGGTTGTCATTACCGCAAAAGTAAAAGAGCAGAACTTCTCTGACGCGCTGGCGACCATCGCCGAGATGCAGACGACAAAGAAAGTTTCCAGCGTCATCCGGGTATATTAA
- a CDS encoding potassium-transporting ATPase subunit C has protein sequence MSKILKEDLPKAALILLIFSIICGLLYTLAVTGISQLLFPDKANGSIVEVNGKKYGSELLAQQFNDEKHMWGRIMNVDTKTFTDKDGSPVMYASPSNLTPAGETKQKDKGELKEDEKQMKELVADRVAMIRKANPEQTDKKVPVDLVTCSGSGLDPGISVAAAEYQIPRLVKTTGKSEAELRKIVDKYTVHKFLGIFGEEYVNVLKVNLALEGILK, from the coding sequence ATGAGTAAAATATTAAAAGAAGATCTGCCCAAAGCGGCACTGATTTTGCTGATCTTTTCCATTATATGCGGGCTGCTTTATACACTGGCTGTCACCGGAATCTCCCAGCTGCTCTTTCCGGATAAGGCCAACGGCAGCATTGTAGAAGTGAACGGAAAGAAATATGGATCTGAGCTTTTGGCACAGCAGTTCAATGATGAAAAGCATATGTGGGGAAGGATCATGAACGTGGATACAAAGACATTTACCGACAAGGACGGCAGTCCGGTCATGTATGCGTCACCGTCAAATCTGACTCCGGCAGGGGAGACGAAACAGAAAGACAAGGGAGAACTTAAAGAGGATGAAAAACAGATGAAAGAGCTTGTCGCCGACCGTGTGGCCATGATCAGGAAGGCAAATCCGGAACAGACAGACAAGAAGGTGCCGGTGGACCTGGTGACCTGTTCGGGAAGCGGCCTGGACCCTGGAATTTCCGTGGCAGCGGCCGAGTATCAGATTCCGCGTCTCGTGAAAACTACCGGTAAATCTGAGGCGGAATTAAGGAAGATCGTGGATAAGTACACAGTCCATAAATTTCTTGGAATCTTTGGAGAGGAGTATGTCAATGTACTGAAAGTAAACCTTGCCCTGGAAGGAATTTTAAAATAA
- the kdpA gene encoding potassium-transporting ATPase subunit KdpA, translating to MGTILQYVLYLVILAALAIPLGKYIGKIMDGEKVFLSRLLRPVEHGIYKIMHVKEEEEMGWKRYAGSVFMFSITALIVLMLIHMFQGVLPWNPQGQKGISWDLAFNNAVSFVTNTNWQAYSGESALSYFTQAMGLTVQNFLSAAVGIAVLFALIRGFIKVKSKGLGNFWVDLTRITLYLLIPLCIVSSLVLVSQGVVQNFSAYETVDLVEPITMEDGTEVTQQIVPQGPAASQIAIKQAGTNGGGFFGVNSAHPLENPTALSNMVEMISLLLIPAALCFTFGRQVKNKKQGFAIFMAMFLMLAVSLGVVGYNEQKGTPQLANEQTVDLSTDNQPGGNMEGKESRFGIAASATWAAFTTAASNGSVNSMHDSYTPIGGMVPMLLMQLGEVVFGGTGCGLYGMLGFAILTVFIAGLMVGRTPEFLGKKIEPYEMKMAVLVCLATPVAILVGSGIAALLPQVADSLNNPGAHGFSEILYAYSSAGGNNGSAFAGFGADTVFLNVSLGLVMLFVRFLPIFAVLAIAGSLAQKKKVAQTAGTLSTTNAMFVFLLILVVLIVGALSFFPALSLGPIAEFFQM from the coding sequence ATGGGAACGATATTGCAGTATGTACTTTATCTCGTCATCCTGGCGGCACTTGCCATTCCGCTTGGAAAATACATCGGTAAGATCATGGATGGAGAAAAAGTGTTTTTATCAAGGCTTCTTCGTCCTGTGGAGCATGGCATCTATAAGATCATGCACGTAAAGGAAGAGGAAGAGATGGGATGGAAACGGTACGCGGGAAGCGTATTCATGTTCAGCATCACGGCACTGATCGTGCTGATGCTGATCCACATGTTCCAGGGAGTCCTTCCGTGGAATCCTCAGGGGCAAAAAGGAATTTCATGGGATCTGGCATTCAACAATGCAGTCAGTTTTGTGACGAACACCAACTGGCAGGCGTACAGCGGTGAATCCGCGCTGAGTTATTTCACTCAGGCCATGGGGCTTACGGTGCAGAATTTTTTGTCCGCAGCGGTTGGAATCGCAGTTCTATTTGCGCTGATTCGGGGATTTATTAAAGTAAAATCCAAGGGTCTCGGGAACTTCTGGGTGGATCTCACGAGGATTACACTTTACCTTTTGATTCCTCTGTGCATTGTATCTTCCCTGGTCCTCGTATCTCAGGGTGTTGTGCAGAACTTCAGCGCTTATGAGACCGTGGATCTGGTAGAACCGATCACAATGGAAGACGGCACCGAGGTGACACAGCAGATCGTGCCCCAGGGTCCGGCAGCCAGCCAGATTGCCATCAAACAGGCGGGAACAAACGGAGGAGGATTCTTCGGAGTCAATTCAGCACATCCGCTTGAAAATCCCACGGCACTGTCCAACATGGTGGAAATGATTTCTCTTCTTCTGATTCCGGCAGCACTGTGTTTTACATTCGGAAGACAGGTAAAAAATAAAAAACAAGGCTTTGCCATATTTATGGCTATGTTCCTTATGCTTGCGGTATCTCTCGGAGTTGTCGGATATAACGAACAGAAAGGAACCCCTCAGCTGGCAAATGAGCAGACGGTTGATCTGAGTACAGACAATCAGCCGGGCGGAAATATGGAGGGCAAAGAGTCGAGATTCGGAATTGCCGCATCGGCCACATGGGCTGCATTTACGACAGCGGCATCCAACGGCTCCGTAAACTCCATGCACGACAGCTATACACCGATCGGAGGTATGGTGCCGATGCTTCTGATGCAGCTCGGTGAGGTAGTGTTCGGAGGTACCGGATGCGGACTCTATGGAATGCTGGGATTTGCGATCCTCACGGTATTTATCGCAGGGCTCATGGTCGGGCGGACGCCGGAATTTCTCGGAAAGAAGATCGAGCCTTATGAAATGAAAATGGCAGTGTTAGTCTGCCTTGCCACACCGGTTGCAATTCTTGTAGGAAGCGGTATCGCGGCGCTGCTGCCTCAGGTGGCGGACAGTCTCAATAACCCTGGAGCCCATGGCTTTTCTGAGATCCTGTATGCCTACTCATCTGCCGGAGGAAACAACGGTTCCGCATTTGCCGGCTTCGGAGCAGATACGGTATTTTTAAATGTAAGCCTGGGACTGGTCATGCTGTTTGTAAGATTTCTTCCAATATTTGCAGTCCTTGCGATTGCAGGAAGCCTCGCTCAAAAGAAAAAGGTCGCACAGACGGCGGGAACGCTTTCAACGACAAACGCCATGTTTGTATTTTTGCTCATTCTGGTTGTATTGATCGTCGGAGCACTAAGTTTCTTCCCGGCACTCTCATTAGGACCGATTGCAGAATTTTTTCAGATGTAG
- a CDS encoding sensor histidine kinase yields the protein MEEEMRRNPDRILKQIHREETEQARASGKLKIFFGYAAGVGKTYSMLKAAHDALEQGRDTVIGYIEPHTRPETMALVKGLETVPVKEIKYNGMNLRELDLDGVIKRHPQLVLVDELAHTNGMGCRHKKRYQDVEEILKAGIDVYTTVNVQHIESLNDIVASITGVIVRERIPDSVFDNADSVELADIEPEDLLKRLKAGKIYREAQAGKAMQNFFIESNLVALREIALRRTADRVNHISEQQKEQEGKEGYYTDEHILICLSPSPSNQKVIRTASRMSRAFHGKFTAVFVKTEAADKISLDDEQRLVENVRLAEQLGAKITTIFGEDIPEQIAGYAKAAGVSKIVIGRSVNRSVFAARHNFADRLSALAPNLDIYIIPDQQAAPDSGRRTFWNKEKIRVRSEDVIRTASIFVFVTALGLWFQSIGFSESNIITIYILGTLITALVTEYRFYSLLFSVCSVLCFNFLFIQPLFTLNVYGSGYPVTFAIMLLSALISGNLMTRVKQQARAASIQAYRTGILLETNRRLQNAADREEIIELSSKQMTRLLDRAIIFYDAEDDRLLEPRTYGNKTQTDFSRYLTHEERAVAEWVRKNNKHAGATTDTLPGAKGLYLAVRSADHVHGVIGICLEKTKLETFEKELMISMLDEIGLALEKDKIAASQKEAELKAQREEFRANLLRSISHDLRTPLTSISGNAGVLRQSSDQISEEKKQELYTDIYDDAMWLINLVENLLSVTRIENGTMKIEKEPEIVEEVILEAVKHIDRRKNEHHIHIRIDDDMMMADMDAKLMIQVIINLVDNAIKYTGKGSHIDISAEKKNGKVLIEVADDGEGISDEAKTRLFDMFYTGSKTVADSRRSMGMGLALCKSIVQAHGGTITVRDRKPRGTVFSFELQAEEVIVHG from the coding sequence ATGGAAGAAGAGATGCGCCGGAATCCGGACCGGATTTTAAAACAGATTCACAGAGAAGAGACGGAACAGGCACGGGCGAGTGGAAAGCTGAAAATATTTTTCGGGTATGCCGCGGGGGTGGGTAAGACTTATTCAATGCTGAAAGCGGCACATGATGCACTGGAACAGGGGAGGGATACGGTCATTGGGTATATCGAGCCTCATACCAGGCCGGAGACGATGGCTTTAGTGAAAGGACTCGAGACCGTACCAGTGAAAGAAATTAAATACAATGGGATGAATTTAAGGGAACTTGACCTGGACGGGGTTATAAAAAGGCATCCTCAGCTTGTGCTTGTGGATGAGCTGGCTCATACCAACGGCATGGGATGCCGGCATAAAAAGAGATACCAGGATGTGGAAGAAATCTTAAAAGCGGGGATCGATGTGTATACAACAGTCAATGTCCAGCACATCGAGAGTTTAAATGATATTGTGGCATCCATCACCGGGGTGATTGTGAGAGAGCGGATTCCTGACAGCGTGTTTGATAACGCGGATTCTGTGGAATTGGCCGATATCGAACCCGAAGATTTATTAAAACGCCTGAAGGCGGGAAAAATCTACCGGGAAGCCCAGGCGGGAAAGGCCATGCAGAACTTTTTTATTGAGAGCAATCTGGTTGCGCTCAGAGAGATAGCACTTCGAAGGACTGCAGACCGTGTGAATCATATCTCCGAGCAGCAGAAGGAGCAGGAGGGAAAAGAGGGCTATTATACGGATGAACATATTTTAATCTGCCTGTCCCCGTCTCCTTCCAACCAGAAAGTGATCCGCACTGCTTCGAGGATGAGCAGGGCGTTCCATGGGAAATTTACGGCAGTTTTTGTAAAAACAGAGGCGGCTGACAAAATATCTTTGGATGACGAACAGAGGCTGGTGGAAAATGTCCGGCTTGCAGAACAGCTGGGGGCAAAGATCACGACGATTTTTGGGGAAGATATTCCCGAGCAGATTGCAGGCTATGCAAAGGCTGCAGGAGTGTCCAAGATCGTTATCGGACGGTCGGTAAACAGGAGCGTCTTTGCGGCCAGACATAACTTTGCCGACAGGCTTTCGGCTCTGGCACCGAATCTGGACATTTATATCATTCCGGACCAGCAGGCTGCTCCTGACTCAGGGAGGAGAACATTCTGGAATAAAGAAAAAATCCGGGTCAGATCCGAAGACGTCATCAGGACAGCATCTATTTTCGTGTTTGTGACAGCGCTGGGACTATGGTTTCAGAGCATCGGATTCAGCGAATCCAATATTATTACGATCTATATTCTGGGGACACTGATCACCGCGCTGGTGACGGAATACAGGTTTTACAGTCTTTTGTTTTCCGTGTGCAGCGTTTTGTGTTTTAACTTTCTGTTCATTCAGCCGCTGTTTACACTCAATGTCTATGGCAGCGGGTATCCGGTAACGTTTGCGATCATGCTTTTGTCAGCACTGATCAGCGGAAATCTGATGACCAGAGTAAAACAGCAGGCCAGGGCAGCATCCATCCAGGCGTACCGGACGGGAATTCTGCTGGAGACAAACCGCAGGCTCCAGAATGCCGCAGACAGGGAGGAGATCATAGAGCTTTCCTCAAAGCAGATGACAAGGCTTCTGGACCGTGCTATTATTTTCTATGATGCAGAGGATGACAGACTGTTGGAACCCAGAACCTATGGGAATAAAACGCAGACAGATTTCAGCCGCTATTTAACTCATGAGGAACGGGCTGTTGCGGAATGGGTGCGAAAGAATAATAAACATGCGGGGGCTACCACCGACACTCTTCCGGGAGCGAAAGGTCTTTACCTGGCAGTGAGAAGTGCTGACCATGTCCACGGCGTCATCGGGATCTGCCTGGAGAAGACCAAACTGGAGACTTTTGAAAAAGAGCTGATGATTTCTATGCTGGATGAGATCGGTCTGGCTCTGGAAAAGGATAAGATCGCGGCCAGCCAGAAAGAGGCGGAACTAAAGGCCCAGAGAGAAGAGTTTCGGGCAAACCTGCTTCGCTCTATCTCTCATGACCTGAGGACTCCCCTCACAAGCATTTCAGGAAATGCCGGTGTTTTAAGACAGAGTTCGGATCAGATCAGTGAGGAAAAGAAACAGGAACTGTACACGGATATCTATGACGATGCCATGTGGCTGATCAACCTGGTGGAAAATCTGCTTTCTGTCACCAGGATTGAGAATGGGACAATGAAGATTGAAAAGGAGCCGGAGATCGTGGAGGAAGTGATCCTGGAGGCTGTGAAACACATTGACAGGAGAAAAAATGAGCATCATATCCATATCCGCATAGATGACGATATGATGATGGCGGATATGGATGCCAAGCTGATGATTCAGGTGATCATCAATCTGGTGGACAACGCCATCAAGTATACAGGAAAAGGTTCCCATATCGATATCTCTGCGGAGAAGAAAAACGGAAAGGTACTCATAGAGGTAGCCGACGACGGGGAAGGGATTTCTGATGAGGCAAAGACCAGGCTGTTTGATATGTTTTATACGGGAAGCAAAACCGTGGCGGACAGCCGCCGGAGCATGGGCATGGGGCTTGCTCTTTGTAAATCCATCGTTCAGGCACACGGAGGCACGATCACTGTCAGGGACCGGAAACCCAGGGGAACTGTATTTTCATTTGAACTGCAGGCTGAGGAGGTAATTGTACATGGATAG